From Cellulomonas oligotrophica, a single genomic window includes:
- the aceA gene encoding isocitrate lyase, with protein sequence MTAPTATPTSLAPTAPGAGRVVVDVPRVLPGDQRETAEQIEHAWRTDPRWAGVQRRHTGQDVVRLRGSVREDPTLARRGAQRLWELLHTRTHVPALGALTGNQAVQQVKAGLEAIYLSGWQVAADANLSGQTYPDQSLYPANSVPAVVRRINNALLRADQVDVAEHGAPTRDWLAPIVADAEAGFGGPLNAYELMHAMIAAGAAGVHWEDQLAAEKKCGHLGGKVLVPTSQHVRTLSAARLAADVAGVPTLVVARTDALGADLLTSDVDERDHPFLTGERTAEGYHRVTPGLDAVLARQDAYAPFADLLWVETATPDLALAVEFAERIHEQHPGKLLAYNCSPSFHWRSHLTDGQIARFQRELAGHGYAFQFITLAGFHALNHSMFTLARGYAERGMSAYVELQDAEIASEADGYTATRHQREVGTGYFDQVATAIDPTSTTLALAGSTETSQFH encoded by the coding sequence ATGACCGCACCGACCGCCACCCCCACGTCCCTCGCCCCCACGGCGCCCGGCGCCGGCCGCGTCGTCGTCGACGTGCCCCGCGTGCTCCCGGGCGACCAGCGCGAGACCGCCGAGCAGATCGAGCACGCCTGGCGCACCGACCCCCGCTGGGCGGGCGTGCAGCGGCGGCACACCGGGCAGGACGTCGTCCGGCTGCGCGGCTCGGTCCGTGAGGACCCGACGCTCGCCCGGCGCGGCGCCCAGCGGCTGTGGGAGCTGCTGCACACCCGCACCCACGTGCCGGCGCTCGGCGCGCTCACCGGCAACCAGGCCGTGCAGCAGGTCAAGGCCGGTCTCGAGGCGATCTACCTGTCCGGGTGGCAGGTCGCCGCCGACGCGAACCTGTCGGGCCAGACGTACCCCGACCAGTCGCTGTACCCCGCCAACTCGGTGCCCGCCGTCGTCCGGCGCATCAACAACGCGCTGCTGCGCGCCGACCAGGTCGACGTCGCGGAGCACGGCGCCCCCACCCGCGACTGGCTCGCGCCGATCGTGGCCGACGCCGAGGCCGGGTTCGGCGGGCCGCTCAACGCCTACGAGCTCATGCACGCGATGATCGCCGCCGGTGCCGCGGGCGTGCACTGGGAGGACCAGCTCGCCGCGGAGAAGAAGTGCGGGCACCTGGGCGGCAAGGTCCTCGTCCCGACGTCGCAGCACGTGCGGACGCTGTCCGCCGCGCGGCTCGCCGCCGACGTCGCGGGCGTCCCCACCCTCGTCGTCGCCCGCACCGACGCCCTCGGCGCCGACCTGCTCACCTCCGACGTCGACGAGCGGGACCACCCGTTCCTCACCGGCGAGCGGACCGCCGAGGGGTACCACCGGGTCACCCCCGGGCTCGACGCGGTGCTCGCCCGCCAGGACGCGTACGCACCGTTCGCGGACCTGCTGTGGGTCGAGACGGCCACGCCGGACCTCGCGCTCGCGGTGGAGTTCGCCGAGCGGATCCACGAGCAGCACCCCGGCAAGCTGCTGGCGTACAACTGCTCGCCGTCGTTCCACTGGCGCTCGCACCTGACGGACGGGCAGATCGCCCGCTTCCAGCGCGAGCTCGCGGGGCACGGGTACGCGTTCCAGTTCATCACCCTCGCGGGCTTCCACGCCCTCAACCACTCGATGTTCACCCTCGCCCGCGGCTACGCCGAGCGCGGCATGAGCGCGTACGTCGAGCTCCAGGACGCCGAGATCGCGTCCGAGGCCGACGGCTACACCGCGACGCGCCACCAGCGCGAGGTGGGCACCGGCTACTTCGACCAGGTCGCCACCGCGATCGACCCCACGAGCACCACCCTCGCCCTCGCCGGCTCCACCGAGACGTCGCAG